One genomic region from Rosa rugosa chromosome 1, drRosRugo1.1, whole genome shotgun sequence encodes:
- the LOC133738812 gene encoding ethylene-responsive transcription factor WIN1, giving the protein MVQSKKFRGVRQRHWGSWVSEIRHPLLKRRVWLGTFESAEEAARAYDEAAILMSGRNAKTNFPVTTNEIAAASKDPINKSNSSSPSSSLSAILSAKLRKCCKSPSPSLTCLRLDTENSHIGVWQKRAGPRSDSNWLMMVELGQKSDLKEEKEESTSAPQLADGHETEGVHGGDDRLHEEERIALQMIEELLNRN; this is encoded by the exons ATGGTACAATCAAAGAAGTTCAGAGGTGTCAGGCAACGCCACTGGGGCTCCTGGGTTTCTGAGATTCGTCATCCATTACt GAAAAGGAGGGTGTGGCTTGGGACATTTGAGAGTGCAGAAGAGGCAGCACGAGCCTACGACGAGGCTGCGATTCTGATGAGCGGTCGAAATGCCAAAACAAACTTTCCAGTCACTACAAATGAAATTGCAGCTGCTAGTAAGGATCCTATCAACAAGAGCAACTCCAGTAgtccttcttcttcactttctgCAATCCTCAGCGCCAAGCTTCGCAAGTGTTGCAAGTCTCCCTCTCCTTCCCTCACTTGCCTCAGGCTCGACACTGAGAATTCTCATATTGGCGTTTGGCAAAAGCGCGCCGGGCCACGTTCAGATTCGAATTGGTTGATGATGGTGGAACTGGGACAGAAGAGTGATTTAAaagaggagaaggaggagagtACTAGCGCCCCTCAATTGGCCGATGGACACGAAACGGAAGGAGTACACGGTGGGGATGATAGATTGCACGAGGAGGAAAGGATTGCATTGCAGATGATAGAGGAACTTCTCAATAGAAATTAA
- the LOC133729159 gene encoding uncharacterized protein LOC133729159 has protein sequence MLDHALHPQQDLFDKLLMVLWALWKNRNNKLWNDSCQTANDLVLGSMTWLEEFEKARKLEKQPKQARNGKTWKPALHGKWKLNVDGSFLPHSTKGGVGGVLRDSSGHFKAGFVLQTSYAASAKHVELMAIKEGLELLRNLLARNVILETDCLEATQDIRNYNHERVVEGRLIDDIKATECILYVLEFDLSAPLKAFL, from the exons ATGTTGGACCATGCTCTTCACCCCCAACAAGATCTTTTTGATAAATTACTTATGGTGCTGTGGGCACTCTGGAAGAATAGAAACAATAAGCTTTGGAATGACTCTTGTCAAACTGCAAACGATCTTGTTCTTGGTTCGATGACTTGGTTAGAAGAATTCGAGAAAGCCAGGAAACTTGAAAAGCAGCCAAAGCAGGCCCGTAACGGGAAAACCTGGAAACCTGCACTTCATGGCAAGTGGAAGCTAAATGTAGATGGAAGCTTCTTGCCCCACAGTACAAAGGGTGGTGTTGGAGGTGTACTTCGTGACAGTTCGGGCCACTTTAAAGCGGGCTTTGTTCTTCAAACATCCTATGCAGCATCGGCGAAACATGTGGAACTTATGGCCATTAAGGAAGGACTGGAACTGCTGAGAAACTTGCTGGCAAGAAATGTGATCCTTGAAACTGATTGCCTAGAGGCAACTCAAGATATCCGGAACTACAATCATGAACGTGTAGTAGAAGGAAGGCTGATCGATGATATCAAG GCTACAGAGTGCATTCTGTATGTCCTTGAATTCGATTTATCAGCCCCATTAAAGGCGTTTCTATAA